From one Halosimplex rubrum genomic stretch:
- a CDS encoding glycoside hydrolase family 3 N-terminal domain-containing protein, translating into MTADSDAAYRDPTVPTSRRIEDLLSRMTVEEKAAQLGSVSPSRGVADNAGEVEAGQELVEDGELNREVAEELLAEGIGHLTRIGGEGSLPPAQAAAVTNEIQEYLAEETRLGIPAIPHEECLSGYMGPEGTTFPQGIGMASTWDPDLLEAVTDTIGDQLEAIGTAHALSPVLDVARDLRWGRVEETYGEDPYLVAEMATAYVSGLQGDSPADGISATLKHFVGHGVGAGGKNRSSVDVSERTLREVHMFPFEAAIQEGDAEAVMNAYHDIDGVPCAKDEWLLTDVLRGEWGFDGHVVSDYFSVDFLKEEHGVAATQQEAAVSAVEAGLDVELPNTDCYEYLAEAVRDGDLAEESLDESVRRVLRAKFEKGLFEEHTVDVDAATDPYDDEAAVGLAREAARDSLVVLKNERDLLPLDDADSVAVVGPKADDKKGMLGDYAYAAHYPEEEYEFEADTPLAAIENRVDADVNYAQGCTATGNSADKIGRAVEAAEGADVALAFVGARSAVDFSDADGVKAEQPMVPTSGEGCDVTDLGLPGVQNELVAQIEETDTPVVIVLVSGKPHAIPEIDAGADAVVQAWLPGEEAGNAIVDVVFEGHDSGGHLPVSMPKSVGQLPIHYSRKPNTYSEDYVYDDGQPVYPFGHGLSYAEFEYSDLDLSDVDVDPSGTVSASVTVENTADRAGSDVVQLYVSAENPDLARPVQELVGFRRVELDAGESTEITFDLAANQLAYHDRNANLAVEAGDYELRVGHSSEEIAESARLSVTDTKQVPRTSRRYFTETSLDQA; encoded by the coding sequence ATGACAGCCGACTCCGACGCAGCCTACCGCGACCCGACGGTACCGACATCGCGGCGTATCGAGGATCTGCTCTCCAGAATGACGGTCGAAGAGAAGGCCGCCCAGCTCGGTTCGGTCAGTCCGAGCCGGGGCGTCGCGGACAACGCCGGCGAGGTCGAGGCCGGCCAGGAGCTCGTCGAGGACGGCGAACTCAACCGCGAGGTCGCCGAGGAACTGCTCGCCGAGGGGATCGGCCACCTCACCCGTATCGGCGGGGAGGGCAGTCTCCCGCCGGCGCAGGCCGCCGCGGTCACCAACGAGATCCAGGAGTACCTCGCCGAGGAGACGCGGCTCGGCATCCCGGCGATCCCCCACGAGGAGTGTCTCAGCGGCTACATGGGGCCCGAGGGCACCACCTTCCCGCAGGGCATCGGGATGGCCAGCACCTGGGACCCGGACCTGCTGGAAGCGGTCACCGACACCATCGGCGACCAGCTCGAAGCCATCGGCACCGCCCACGCGCTCTCGCCGGTGCTGGACGTGGCGCGGGACCTGCGCTGGGGTCGCGTCGAGGAGACCTACGGCGAGGACCCGTATCTCGTCGCCGAGATGGCGACCGCGTACGTCTCGGGGCTGCAGGGCGACTCCCCGGCCGACGGCATCTCCGCCACCCTGAAACACTTCGTCGGCCACGGCGTCGGCGCCGGCGGGAAGAACCGCTCGTCGGTCGACGTGAGCGAGCGCACCCTCCGCGAGGTCCACATGTTCCCCTTCGAGGCGGCGATCCAGGAGGGCGACGCCGAGGCCGTGATGAACGCCTACCACGACATCGACGGCGTCCCCTGTGCGAAAGACGAGTGGCTGCTGACGGACGTGCTGCGCGGCGAGTGGGGCTTCGACGGCCACGTCGTCTCCGACTACTTCAGCGTCGACTTCCTCAAGGAGGAACACGGCGTCGCCGCGACCCAGCAGGAGGCCGCCGTCTCGGCCGTCGAGGCCGGTCTCGACGTGGAGCTGCCCAACACCGACTGCTACGAGTACCTCGCCGAAGCCGTCCGCGACGGCGATCTGGCCGAGGAGAGCCTCGACGAGTCGGTCCGCCGGGTCCTCCGCGCGAAGTTCGAGAAGGGGCTGTTCGAGGAGCACACGGTCGACGTCGACGCCGCGACCGACCCCTACGACGACGAGGCCGCGGTCGGGCTGGCTCGCGAGGCCGCCCGCGACTCGCTGGTCGTCCTGAAAAACGAGCGCGACCTGCTGCCGCTCGACGACGCCGACTCCGTCGCCGTGGTCGGCCCGAAGGCCGACGACAAGAAGGGGATGCTCGGCGACTACGCCTACGCCGCCCACTACCCCGAGGAGGAGTACGAGTTCGAGGCCGACACGCCCCTGGCCGCCATCGAGAACCGCGTCGACGCCGACGTGAACTACGCCCAGGGCTGCACCGCGACGGGCAACTCCGCGGACAAGATCGGCCGCGCCGTCGAGGCCGCCGAGGGCGCCGACGTGGCGCTGGCGTTCGTCGGCGCCCGCTCGGCCGTCGACTTCTCCGACGCCGACGGCGTCAAAGCGGAACAGCCGATGGTCCCGACCAGCGGCGAGGGCTGTGACGTGACCGACCTCGGACTGCCCGGCGTGCAGAACGAACTCGTCGCGCAGATCGAGGAGACCGACACGCCCGTCGTGATCGTCCTCGTCAGCGGCAAACCCCACGCGATCCCCGAGATCGACGCGGGCGCCGACGCGGTCGTCCAGGCGTGGCTCCCCGGCGAGGAGGCCGGCAACGCCATCGTCGACGTGGTCTTCGAGGGCCACGACTCGGGCGGCCACCTCCCGGTGTCGATGCCCAAGTCCGTCGGCCAGCTGCCGATCCACTACAGCCGCAAGCCCAACACCTACTCCGAAGACTACGTCTACGACGACGGCCAGCCGGTCTACCCGTTCGGTCACGGACTCAGCTACGCCGAGTTCGAGTACTCCGACCTGGACCTGTCCGACGTCGACGTGGACCCGTCCGGGACCGTCTCCGCGAGCGTCACCGTCGAGAACACGGCCGACCGCGCCGGCAGCGACGTGGTCCAGCTGTACGTCTCCGCCGAGAACCCCGACCTGGCGCGGCCGGTCCAGGAACTGGTCGGCTTCCGACGCGTCGAGCTGGACGCCGGCGAATCGACCGAGATCACCTTCGACCTGGCCGCGAACCAGCTCGCCTACCACGACCGCAACGCGAACCTCGCTGTCGAGGCGGGCGACTACGAACTCCGCGTCGGCCACTCCTCCGAGGAGATCGCCGAGTCCGCCCGCCTGTCCGTGACCGACACGAAGCAGGTCCCGCGGACGAGCCGCCGCTACTTCACCGAGACGAGCCTCGACCAGGCCTGA
- a CDS encoding endo-1,4-beta-xylanase, whose product MSSEDTFGSDADERSEGTVGRRSLLGALAAAGLAGCPSDGGDATATDGETDASTPTVTPEGAADATPEATDTESGTDTPTEPDPAVERRIREHRTSELAVEVTDGSGEAVADAEVAVAMRAHEFGFGTAVNAGTLIEESSEGDEYRERIPELFNKAVIENQMKWRFWESDPELADAAVEWLLEQGLDVRGHVCIWGRSDAGAIPSDVLTAIDDRDAETIRRRSMDHIEEIITHYGDDVTEWEVVNEAMHAYQLQLGVYGDDIDQAEPWNGAVAPWTSPLLAEWYGKADEVRRENDLDIGLGVNDFNQFGYSYTDGRYQSQIEHLNDDAVQLDTVGLQAHVGARTGEFNTNSEPDERVSASRVAEEIDKWADYGASVKITEFDTYNGDDWEGDEQRARVLENYLRGAFSHPDVEDFLMWGFWDGRHWRSEAPLFYEDWSEKPAYDVWTGLVFDEWWTEESGTTDESGAFSTTGFHGEYEVTATVDGTEVTETVTVSEGGATVELSPDV is encoded by the coding sequence ATGTCATCTGAAGATACGTTCGGGTCGGACGCGGACGAACGGTCGGAGGGAACCGTCGGCCGCCGGTCGCTGCTCGGTGCGCTGGCGGCCGCGGGGCTCGCCGGCTGTCCGAGCGACGGCGGCGACGCCACGGCGACCGACGGGGAAACCGACGCGTCGACGCCGACGGTCACGCCGGAAGGGGCCGCCGACGCGACGCCCGAAGCGACCGACACCGAGAGCGGGACCGACACGCCGACCGAGCCCGACCCGGCCGTCGAGCGCCGGATCCGCGAACACCGGACGAGCGAGCTCGCCGTCGAGGTGACCGACGGGTCGGGCGAGGCGGTCGCCGACGCCGAGGTCGCAGTCGCCATGCGGGCCCACGAGTTCGGCTTCGGCACCGCGGTCAACGCGGGGACGCTGATCGAGGAGTCGAGCGAGGGCGACGAGTACCGCGAGCGCATCCCGGAGCTGTTCAACAAGGCCGTCATCGAGAATCAGATGAAGTGGCGCTTCTGGGAGTCGGACCCGGAGCTGGCCGACGCGGCGGTCGAGTGGCTGCTCGAACAGGGCCTGGACGTGCGAGGCCACGTCTGCATCTGGGGGCGGTCCGACGCGGGCGCCATCCCCTCAGACGTTCTGACCGCGATCGACGACCGGGACGCCGAGACGATCCGCCGGCGCTCGATGGACCACATCGAGGAGATCATCACCCACTACGGCGACGACGTGACCGAGTGGGAGGTCGTCAACGAGGCGATGCACGCCTACCAGCTCCAGCTGGGCGTCTACGGCGACGACATCGACCAGGCCGAGCCGTGGAACGGGGCGGTCGCCCCCTGGACCTCGCCGCTGCTGGCCGAGTGGTACGGCAAGGCCGACGAGGTCCGCCGCGAGAACGACCTGGACATCGGGCTCGGGGTCAACGACTTCAACCAGTTCGGCTACAGCTACACCGACGGGCGCTACCAGTCGCAGATCGAGCACCTCAACGACGATGCCGTCCAGCTCGACACCGTCGGGCTGCAGGCCCACGTCGGCGCCCGAACCGGCGAGTTCAACACCAACTCCGAGCCCGACGAACGGGTCAGCGCGAGTCGCGTCGCCGAGGAGATTGACAAGTGGGCCGACTACGGCGCCAGCGTGAAGATCACGGAGTTCGACACCTACAACGGCGACGACTGGGAGGGCGACGAACAGCGAGCGCGGGTGCTGGAGAACTACCTCCGGGGCGCGTTCTCCCACCCCGACGTGGAGGACTTCCTGATGTGGGGCTTCTGGGACGGCCGCCACTGGCGCAGCGAGGCGCCGCTGTTCTACGAGGACTGGTCGGAAAAGCCCGCCTACGACGTGTGGACCGGTCTCGTCTTCGACGAGTGGTGGACCGAGGAGTCGGGTACTACCGACGAATCGGGCGCGTTCTCGACGACCGGGTTCCACGGCGAGTACGAGGTGACCGCCACCGTCGACGGTACCGAAGTCACCGAGACGGTCACCGTCTCCGAGGGCGGAGCCACCGTCGAACTCTCGCCCGACGTCTAG
- a CDS encoding endo-1,4-beta-xylanase encodes MGRRPFLQSIGAAGAAGGIANVTAGDVRADTPESWASGGDAYYSALVDDLQNGRGLPPANFEFADTESGAWNALFAQAGSNGEYGTVESIDVSGDDVPFTEARRIDVTDAPDANYPVQVRGDLTRDVSAGDTMLAVAYLRSSSDGPQSQFFAVDSGGFGNASVGNQSPTIGSEWERHYFPIEIGADTAADSSDLYVQWQFGFKQQTVDVGGVALLDFGTNAEFDQLPSGVAESSGSSGSYYDTLTGDLSALDLPEPGFVYGETESDTWSAYEFGVGDYGTVEDLDVSGDSVPFAEASRVSINGTQENDYNANLRADVGDMPVEQGDVLLGVAYLRGPDGSAQATYAAQESASTGFNNWAEFTGPSIGSEWERYYFPIQFGAAADAGSWWTEFWLAYDEQTVDIGGLALLDYSDTDATLDDLPAGAASEIDTGGSGGPEEWPQTDDPYYSGLIDYLQERNLDPGRFVYANNEADAFGTFGLTGGEADKAERSALDVGDDVPFSEATRIDVSEAGTNAYSVNFKGIEQDEAVSEGDVLLGVAYFRTPDEENAQITYKASENDGDDSNYANYVSNPNPPVTSEWQRYFFPVQFGEDSDPGNWWTEIWVAAQAQTVDIGGLALVNFEGNNSVEALPEWERSPEEGWEEEADQRIQDHRTAEMAVDVVDENGDPVEGAEVSVSMREHEFKFGAMTNAPQIENTEEGDPYRENRKELFNAGVLENYHKWDFWENGQDTADAAVEWMEAQDWYVRGHVALWASVDSAAVPDDVVDAMAWDSDADAATPSEADSQYVREQTTSHVSDIIGYYGDRIDEWEVVNELIPEPGFVRSIHGADVTPEEAPILDEWFATARAAGPDGQPLGINDYNTIEGPYSGRRDRYTTQIETVQNTEAGLDFVGLQGHFSESSSLLPSQTMSALDSYAETAGDDVGLRITEFDMSDENWPESEKADFFYQFLKTVFSHPSVEQFVVWGLIDTMHWRDDAPFYAAGWEEKPALDRYRDLVFDQWWTEESGTTDDSGTVTLQGFKGEYAVDVSYEGTSASATTTLSEGGATVEVSLDGEDADTGDGEGENDGDSDGPTGTPTATTTATPTATATESGPTATTGEDDPAAGTTSGSGPGLGIVSTVATLGGFASLAKYLADDEDDA; translated from the coding sequence GTGGGGCGACGACCGTTCCTGCAGTCGATCGGAGCGGCGGGCGCCGCGGGTGGCATCGCCAACGTAACAGCGGGCGACGTTCGAGCGGACACCCCGGAGTCGTGGGCGTCGGGCGGGGACGCGTACTACTCCGCGCTCGTCGACGACCTGCAGAACGGCCGCGGGCTCCCGCCCGCGAACTTCGAGTTCGCGGACACCGAGTCGGGCGCCTGGAACGCGCTGTTCGCACAGGCGGGCTCGAACGGCGAGTACGGGACGGTCGAATCGATCGACGTCAGTGGCGACGACGTGCCGTTCACGGAGGCGCGCCGGATCGACGTGACCGACGCGCCGGACGCGAACTACCCGGTGCAGGTCCGCGGCGACCTCACCCGGGACGTCTCCGCCGGCGACACGATGCTCGCCGTCGCGTACCTGCGGTCGTCGAGCGACGGCCCGCAGTCGCAGTTTTTCGCCGTCGACAGCGGCGGGTTCGGGAACGCGTCGGTCGGCAACCAGTCGCCGACGATCGGCTCGGAGTGGGAGCGCCACTACTTCCCGATCGAGATCGGTGCGGACACGGCGGCCGACTCCTCGGACCTCTACGTCCAGTGGCAGTTCGGCTTCAAACAGCAGACCGTCGATGTCGGTGGCGTGGCGCTGCTCGACTTCGGGACCAACGCCGAGTTCGACCAGCTGCCGTCCGGCGTCGCCGAGTCGTCCGGCTCGTCGGGCTCGTACTACGACACGCTGACCGGCGACCTGTCGGCGCTGGACCTCCCCGAGCCCGGGTTCGTCTACGGCGAGACGGAGTCCGATACGTGGAGCGCCTACGAGTTCGGTGTCGGCGACTACGGCACCGTCGAGGACCTGGACGTGAGCGGCGACTCGGTGCCGTTCGCCGAGGCGTCGCGCGTGTCGATCAACGGCACGCAGGAGAACGATTACAACGCGAACCTGCGAGCCGACGTCGGCGACATGCCCGTCGAGCAGGGCGACGTGTTGCTCGGGGTCGCGTATCTACGCGGTCCCGACGGGAGCGCACAGGCCACCTACGCCGCACAGGAGAGCGCCAGCACCGGCTTCAACAACTGGGCGGAGTTCACAGGCCCCTCGATCGGCTCGGAGTGGGAGCGGTACTACTTCCCCATCCAGTTCGGCGCCGCGGCCGACGCCGGCAGCTGGTGGACGGAGTTCTGGCTCGCCTACGACGAACAGACCGTCGACATCGGCGGGCTCGCGCTGCTGGATTACTCCGACACGGACGCGACGCTCGACGACCTCCCCGCCGGCGCGGCGAGTGAAATCGACACCGGTGGTAGTGGTGGGCCGGAGGAGTGGCCCCAGACCGACGACCCGTACTACTCGGGGCTGATCGATTACCTTCAGGAGCGTAACCTCGACCCCGGACGGTTCGTCTACGCGAACAACGAAGCGGACGCGTTCGGCACCTTCGGGCTCACCGGAGGTGAAGCGGACAAGGCCGAACGCTCCGCGTTGGATGTCGGCGACGACGTGCCCTTCTCGGAGGCGACACGTATCGACGTCTCCGAGGCCGGCACCAACGCCTACAGCGTCAATTTCAAAGGCATCGAACAGGACGAAGCGGTCTCGGAGGGCGACGTGTTGCTGGGGGTCGCGTACTTCCGGACGCCGGACGAGGAGAACGCGCAGATCACGTACAAGGCCAGCGAAAACGACGGGGACGACAGCAACTACGCGAACTACGTCTCGAACCCGAACCCGCCGGTCACCTCGGAGTGGCAGCGGTACTTCTTCCCGGTCCAGTTCGGCGAGGACTCCGACCCGGGGAACTGGTGGACGGAAATCTGGGTCGCGGCGCAGGCCCAGACCGTCGACATCGGCGGGCTGGCGCTCGTCAACTTCGAGGGGAACAACTCGGTCGAAGCGCTGCCCGAGTGGGAGCGGTCGCCCGAGGAGGGCTGGGAGGAGGAGGCCGACCAGCGTATTCAGGACCACCGCACGGCCGAGATGGCGGTCGACGTGGTCGACGAGAACGGCGACCCGGTCGAGGGCGCCGAGGTGTCGGTCTCGATGCGCGAACACGAGTTCAAGTTCGGGGCCATGACCAACGCGCCCCAGATAGAGAACACGGAGGAGGGCGACCCCTACCGGGAGAACCGCAAGGAGCTGTTCAACGCGGGCGTCCTCGAAAACTACCACAAGTGGGACTTCTGGGAGAACGGCCAGGACACCGCCGACGCGGCCGTCGAGTGGATGGAGGCCCAGGACTGGTACGTCCGGGGCCACGTCGCCCTGTGGGCCAGCGTGGACTCCGCGGCCGTCCCCGACGACGTGGTCGACGCGATGGCCTGGGACAGCGACGCCGACGCGGCCACCCCCAGCGAGGCCGACTCGCAGTACGTCCGCGAGCAGACAACCAGTCACGTCTCCGACATCATCGGCTACTACGGCGACCGCATCGACGAGTGGGAGGTCGTCAACGAGCTCATCCCCGAGCCCGGCTTCGTCCGGTCGATCCACGGCGCCGACGTGACCCCGGAGGAGGCGCCGATCCTCGACGAGTGGTTCGCGACCGCGCGGGCGGCCGGCCCCGACGGCCAGCCGCTGGGCATCAACGACTACAACACCATCGAGGGGCCCTACAGCGGACGGAGAGACCGCTACACGACCCAGATCGAGACGGTCCAGAACACCGAAGCGGGGCTCGACTTCGTCGGCCTGCAGGGCCACTTCAGCGAGAGTTCCTCGCTGCTGCCATCGCAGACGATGTCGGCGCTCGACAGCTACGCCGAGACGGCGGGTGACGACGTCGGCCTGCGGATCACGGAGTTCGACATGTCCGACGAGAACTGGCCCGAGTCGGAGAAGGCCGACTTCTTCTACCAGTTCCTGAAGACGGTCTTCAGCCACCCGTCCGTCGAGCAGTTCGTCGTCTGGGGACTGATCGACACGATGCACTGGCGCGACGACGCGCCGTTCTACGCGGCGGGCTGGGAGGAGAAACCCGCGCTCGACCGGTACCGCGACCTCGTCTTCGACCAGTGGTGGACCGAGGAGTCGGGCACCACGGACGACTCCGGCACCGTCACGCTCCAGGGCTTCAAGGGCGAGTACGCCGTCGACGTGAGCTACGAGGGCACGTCCGCCTCCGCGACGACGACGCTCTCCGAGGGCGGGGCCACCGTCGAGGTCTCGCTCGACGGCGAGGACGCCGATACGGGCGACGGCGAGGGCGAGAACGACGGGGACTCCGACGGTCCGACCGGGACGCCCACCGCGACCACGACGGCGACGCCCACCGCGACCGCAACGGAGTCCGGCCCGACAGCGACGACCGGTGAGGACGACCCCGCGGCGGGGACGACCTCCGGCAGCGGCCCGGGGCTGGGCATCGTCTCGACGGTCGCGACGCTCGGTGGCTTCGCGAGTCTCGCGAAGTACCTCGCTGACGACGAAGACGACGCCTGA
- a CDS encoding ABC transporter substrate-binding protein: MRKPDSIRDKELSRRQYAQILAGMGAAGMAGCGSDGGSTDTPGSGSTPTPTPSGDGEDGGDGETDGSTATAEEPVTRQINYAVANSPDVFNWNPWTPQDNTIGDLWMSDLHGLRNVHTTNLSYSGTTVPTPHKPDREEVEVMTWISGFEVEPPYDWYDHHDDRARYWNGDPFDAVAREAHNHVNFFQGGNKFTEGATFNQQAEDQWTLHQWTNKGSVPEQDPDPTARVVLRSNAGPVDGNPPIHPDYTTPYREQYRDAANADEVTSITDELVSDRIGLDRMAESGGTDEMLAGSGPYKLESMDDVGSERVILRLNEDHPNAENTNVERLALYWAEGDRRQTLVNEGVLDVDSGAVTSSGATTRETLPDHVQEFTRWLRATGGDVWQLNWQNEHLQNLWVRRALIEAIDWNAVSANGWGEDASQVTQHDTFLLDAQSESTFSEDFLDQLHTYSRASNKENANEYMQRAGYSKQGGQWVDPNGNQATIDLSSRSGSPANVQGAQTIRANLANWGFGVNFTTMGWNSWSTSINPSEGLNYDSTMFWHGDPYVFQYYHDRGAWWDLGLVGGSPTGDPYDADPEDEVDTQGKPIVQQVPDEPGAFEAPDEAGKSPDLDNASEINLVETVNAIREPGNSEEAQQELYRTCARYYNFYVPHFVFHQYLMGSYGDVRDFDWPDPSARAFDYERSFGIEDVLVLGGIAQASTDEEFEPPQ, from the coding sequence ATGCGGAAGCCTGACAGCATCCGTGACAAGGAGTTATCGCGACGCCAGTACGCGCAGATACTGGCTGGAATGGGAGCCGCAGGCATGGCCGGTTGTGGGAGTGACGGTGGATCCACGGACACGCCGGGTTCGGGGAGCACTCCGACGCCGACACCCAGCGGCGACGGTGAGGACGGTGGCGACGGTGAGACCGACGGCAGTACCGCGACCGCCGAGGAGCCGGTGACTCGTCAGATCAACTACGCCGTGGCGAACTCGCCGGACGTGTTCAACTGGAACCCCTGGACGCCCCAGGACAACACCATCGGCGACCTGTGGATGTCGGACCTGCACGGGCTCCGGAACGTCCACACGACGAACCTGTCCTACAGCGGGACGACGGTGCCGACCCCGCACAAGCCCGACCGCGAGGAGGTCGAGGTGATGACGTGGATCTCGGGCTTCGAGGTCGAACCGCCCTACGACTGGTACGACCACCACGACGACCGCGCCCGCTACTGGAACGGCGACCCCTTCGACGCGGTCGCCCGCGAGGCGCACAACCACGTCAACTTCTTCCAGGGTGGCAACAAGTTCACCGAGGGCGCGACGTTCAACCAGCAGGCGGAGGACCAGTGGACCCTCCACCAGTGGACCAACAAGGGGTCGGTCCCCGAACAGGACCCCGATCCGACGGCCCGAGTCGTGCTGCGCTCGAACGCCGGGCCGGTCGACGGGAACCCGCCGATCCACCCCGACTACACCACGCCGTATCGGGAGCAGTACCGCGACGCGGCGAACGCGGACGAGGTCACCTCGATCACGGACGAACTCGTCAGTGACCGGATCGGCCTCGACCGCATGGCCGAGAGCGGCGGTACCGACGAGATGCTCGCCGGGTCCGGCCCCTACAAGCTGGAGTCGATGGACGACGTGGGCTCCGAGCGGGTGATCCTCCGGCTCAACGAGGACCACCCCAACGCCGAGAACACGAACGTCGAGCGGCTCGCGCTGTACTGGGCCGAGGGCGACCGGCGCCAGACGCTCGTCAACGAGGGCGTGCTCGACGTCGACTCCGGCGCCGTCACCTCCAGCGGGGCGACCACCCGCGAGACGCTGCCGGACCACGTTCAGGAGTTCACCCGCTGGCTGCGCGCCACGGGCGGCGACGTCTGGCAGCTCAACTGGCAGAACGAACACCTCCAGAACCTCTGGGTGCGCCGCGCGCTCATCGAGGCCATCGACTGGAACGCCGTCTCCGCGAACGGCTGGGGCGAGGACGCCTCGCAGGTCACCCAGCACGACACGTTCCTGCTGGACGCCCAGTCCGAGAGCACGTTCTCCGAGGACTTCCTCGACCAACTGCACACCTACTCGCGGGCCTCGAACAAGGAGAACGCCAACGAGTACATGCAGCGGGCGGGCTACAGCAAGCAGGGCGGTCAGTGGGTCGACCCCAACGGCAACCAGGCTACGATCGACCTCTCCTCGCGCTCGGGCAGCCCGGCCAACGTCCAGGGCGCCCAGACCATCCGCGCGAACCTCGCGAACTGGGGCTTCGGGGTGAACTTCACCACGATGGGCTGGAACAGTTGGTCGACCTCGATCAACCCCAGCGAAGGGCTCAACTACGACTCCACGATGTTCTGGCACGGCGACCCGTACGTCTTCCAGTACTACCACGACCGCGGCGCGTGGTGGGACCTCGGTCTGGTCGGCGGCAGTCCGACCGGCGACCCGTACGACGCCGACCCCGAGGACGAGGTGGACACGCAGGGCAAGCCGATCGTCCAGCAGGTGCCCGACGAGCCGGGCGCCTTCGAGGCCCCCGACGAGGCCGGCAAGTCGCCGGATCTCGACAACGCGTCCGAGATCAACCTCGTCGAGACCGTCAACGCGATCCGCGAGCCCGGTAACTCCGAGGAAGCCCAGCAGGAGCTCTACCGGACCTGCGCGCGGTACTACAACTTCTACGTCCCGCACTTCGTGTTCCACCAGTACCTGATGGGCTCGTACGGCGACGTGCGCGACTTCGACTGGCCCGACCCGTCGGCCCGAGCGTTCGACTACGAGCGCTCGTTCGGTATCGAGGACGTGCTCGTGCTGGGCGGCATCGCCCAGGCCAGCACCGACGAGGAGTTCGAGCCGCCGCAGTAA